Proteins from one Salmonella bongori NCTC 12419 genomic window:
- a CDS encoding lysylphosphatidylglycerol synthase transmembrane domain-containing protein → MAKSHPRWRLAKKVLTWLFFIAVVVLLVVYAKKVDWGDVWTVIRDYNRTALLSAVGLVIISYLLYGCYDLLGRLYCGHKLAKRQVMLVSFVCYAFNLTLSTWVGGIGMRYRLYSRLGLPGSTITRIFSLSITTNWLGYILLGGIIFTFGVVQLPDHWYIDEGTLRILGIILLLIIAVYLWFCAFAKRRHITIKGQKLVLPSWKFALAQMAISSANWMAMGAIIWLLMGQGVNYFFVLGVLLVSSIAGVIVHIPAGIGVLEAVFLALLAGEHTSQGTIIAALLAYRVLYYFIPLLLALICYLILESRAKKLRAKNEKAMAK, encoded by the coding sequence ATGGCTAAATCGCATCCGCGCTGGCGGTTGGCTAAAAAAGTACTGACCTGGCTGTTTTTTATTGCAGTCGTCGTTCTGCTGGTGGTTTATGCTAAAAAAGTCGACTGGGGCGATGTCTGGACCGTCATTCGCGACTATAACCGCACTGCGCTATTAAGCGCGGTTGGGCTGGTTATTATTAGCTATCTTCTTTACGGCTGTTACGATCTACTTGGCCGGCTTTATTGTGGGCACAAACTGGCAAAACGGCAGGTCATGCTGGTGTCGTTCGTCTGTTACGCCTTTAACCTGACGCTCAGTACCTGGGTCGGCGGGATAGGGATGCGTTACCGGCTTTACTCGCGCCTCGGCTTACCTGGTAGCACCATTACACGCATTTTCTCGCTCAGTATTACCACTAACTGGCTGGGCTATATTTTGCTTGGCGGCATCATTTTTACCTTCGGCGTTGTCCAGCTTCCCGACCACTGGTATATCGATGAAGGTACTCTGCGTATTCTCGGTATCATTTTATTGTTGATTATCGCGGTCTATCTGTGGTTTTGCGCCTTTGCGAAGCGTCGGCATATAACAATTAAAGGCCAGAAACTGGTGCTGCCGTCATGGAAGTTCGCGCTGGCACAGATGGCCATCTCCAGCGCGAACTGGATGGCGATGGGGGCGATAATCTGGCTGCTGATGGGCCAGGGTGTGAACTATTTCTTTGTGCTGGGCGTATTACTGGTGAGTAGTATCGCGGGCGTTATTGTGCATATTCCGGCAGGCATCGGCGTGCTGGAAGCCGTATTTCTGGCGTTGCTGGCGGGCGAACATACGTCGCAAGGTACAATTATCGCCGCCCTGCTCGCTTATCGCGTACTGTACTATTTTATCCCTCTGCTGCTGGCGCTGATCTGTTATCTGATACTGGAGAGCCGGGCGAAAAAGCTGCGGGCGAAAAATGAGAAGGCGATGGCGAAGTAA